The following proteins come from a genomic window of Miscanthus floridulus cultivar M001 chromosome 2, ASM1932011v1, whole genome shotgun sequence:
- the LOC136530968 gene encoding protein HUA2-LIKE 2-like isoform X2: protein MAPAKRKRAAAVAAAAAAAAAKWKVGDLVLAKMKGFPAWPAMISEPEQWKMPSTKKKPLVYFYGTKQIAFCNYADLEAFTEEKKRSLLAKRHGKGADFLRAVDEIIEVYDSLRDKGNNKVDLAAEEVKPGVEKFAENNSCMDTENLVSSSYMHNDKKIEDHYVTTRSHDMVNSDRPSVTIMGDERCVVNSAPEPAENVSVLDEMRDISLRTNSFSNKQRDAQPQNCYTRSRVPSLRKSRSSISVESRKAQGSGSDNVWLHSGGGTSNQPTLGASNSNRMFNPPAKVDSTCNSEASEDGTSETELKSNGTSSLPMNTAVIFTRKRKSDRKPVPHYKDCTTPNKDEQLRAEYSEILPDSPNSKNEVSKSDGDEHLPLVKRARVRMERSQLEDSPVDEIDASNKKPELATTLDQCEASPANDYSADQVSTVVSSTSNPSCKFDTTILSKEAHLPWKNKEYHPKILALDVEAALPPSKRLHRALEAMSANVAENINNIPEVTGPNEMALIGSLLTASSHSNKSADAVVTVSNNPVIVQSPEPSLDTQFVHNPSGKCTSESILQNNTIPDSASVPSRENDSCEETLMDTKTANGSCVFSELDNDSCGKTSALCMKLNRPALDVTQATSVPDRLSSSLEKASENVSANGVKETKPFGSAVCDVDRSAEPIDHSNNNVMSNTIQHSETIVVDSVNNVGDTASNSSLATKSSSIQSDADTRTSEVHTFSSLALKELNHRKIKDRSTSPDSMPMKELIAVAQARRFSRSTSFPDNFLNAKYIPETSINTPPKEGSHRQLSPSNRIIRPTSGNDNVHSRSPFDNIQLKKLAGHDEANAARRSFKDFLSTLTRTKESISRATRLAIECAKFGIAGEAIDIIVEHLEKESNLYKRVDLFFLVDSITQCSRNQKGGAGDVYPSLIQAVLPRILYAAAPPGNSAWENRKQCLKVLKLWLERKTLSEYIIRHHIREIETINEASFGSSRRPSRTERALNDPLRDNEGMLVDEYGSNAGFQLPNLICTKVLEEEEESSSEDRSLSFEAVTPEQDAPYNDDNEESQIPVEKHHHILEEVDGELEMEDVAPPSDIEATTKCQPEQSDTNCAPSDQRPSDVGPPLPVDWPPSPPPLPSSPPPVPPPPPAPVPQSAQMQPKLQMAYDSIGPHPPRTTYNVQSQQPHSIAEHPGNMNSSAASLPPPPFNNSGYGGQPNQIPPPPPPPMAPLNPPGPHGSFPAPPAPYHGNNYHRPPATTMPNEGYHLQPPPPPPPPNQFPSVPPEHQHRPYHWGNNCPPYPERYQSNGHDRGHHRHDRRHHGHDRQQHYDDRGYHYDDRGYHYDDRGHYFDDRRHHFDDRGHHFDERAIRGPMHNEAADRGRYPFPPGPPPIPDHFEAPPAPMHYGRLSDPPPGPCAGWSRPPRISNNYSPSRHSVEPPVSHAAGGHGGWRSR, encoded by the exons ATGGCGCCGGCGAAGAGGAAGCGCGCAGCGGCAGTGGCGGCCGCCGCGGCGGCTGCCGCGGCCAAGTGGAAGGTGGGCGACCTCGTGCTCGCCAAGATGAAGGGCTTCCCGGCCTGGCCGGCTATG ATTAGTGAACCAGAGCAGTGGAAGATGCCTTCTACTAAAAAGAAACCGCTGGTTTATTTCTATGGTACTAAACAGAT TGCTTTCTGCAATTATGCTGATCTCGAGGCATTCACTGAAGAGAAAAAAAGATCTCTACTTGCTAAGCGACATGGTAAAGGGGCTGATTTCCTGAGAGCAGTTGATGAGATAATTGAAGTTTATGATTCTCTAAGGGATAAAGGTAATAACAAGGTTGACTTGGCTGCCGAAGAAGTAAAGCCAGGCGTAGAAAAGTTTGCTGAAAATAATAGCTGCATGGATACTGAAAATCTGGTCAGTAGCTCTTATATGCACAATGATAAAAAGATAGAAGATCATTATGTCACTACCAGGAGTCATGACATGGTCAATTCTGACAGGCCTTCAGTCACTATAATGGGTGACGAGCGCTGTGTTGTAAATTCTGCCCCTGAGCCTGCTGAAAATGTATCCGTCCTTGATGAAATGAGGGATATTTCTTTGCGTACTAATTCATTTTCAAATAAGCAAAGGGATGCACAGCCACAAAATTGCTACACACGTAGTAGGGTTCCATCTCTGCGGAAGTCAAGAAGTTCAATAAGTGTTGAATCGAGAAAGGCTCAAGGTTCTGGTTCTG ATAATGTCTGGTTGCATTCTGGCGGAGGCACTTCCAACCAACCAACGTTGGGGGCTAGTAACAGCAACAGAATGTTTAATCCTCCTGCTAAGGTGGATAGTACTTGTAACAGTGAAGCATCTGAAGATGGAACTTCAGAGACAGAATTGAAATCAAATGGCACATCAAGTCTACCCATGAACACAGCAGTAATTTTCACGAGAAAAAGAAAATCAGATAGAAAACCTGTTCCTCATTATAAAGATTGTACAACACCAAATAAAGATGAGCAATTACGTGCTGAGTACAGTGAAATCCTACCAGATTCTCCAAATTCAAAGAATGAAGTAAGCAAGTCAGATGGAGATGAGCACTTGCCATTGGTCAAAAGGGCAAGGGTCCGAATGGAAAGGTCTCAGTTGGAGGATTCACCAGTTGATGAAATTGATGCTTCTAATAAGAAGCCAGAGCTTGCAACAACCTTGGACCAATGTGAAGCAAGTCCTGCCAATGATTACTCAGCTGATCAGGTGTCCACAGTTGTAAGTTCTACTTCTAATCCGTCCTGCAAATTTGACACAACTATCCTGTCAAAGGAAGCTCATCTTCCTTGGAAGAATAAAGAATACCATCCAAAAATTTTAGCATTAGATGTGGAAGCTGCTTTGCCTCCTTCAAAACGCCTTCATCGTGCCTTAGAAGCTATGTCTGCTAATGTTGCTGAGAATATCAACAATATACCTGAAGTGACAGGACCAAATGAAATGGCTCTAATTGGCTCTTTGTTGACAGCAAGCAGCCATTCTAATAAATCTGCAGATGCAGTAGTCACAGTATCCAATAATCCTGTAATAGTTCAAAGCCCTGAACCTTCTTTAGACACACAGTTCGTGCATAACCCATCGGGCAAATGTACCTCAGAATCAATTTTACAAAATAACACCATTCCTGATTCTGCTTCAGTTCCTTCAAGAGAAAATGATTCCTGTGAAGAAACCCTCATGGATACTAAAACGGCCAATGGTTCTTGTGTTTTTAGTGAACTAGATAATGATTCCTGTGGGAAAACTTCAGCCCTTTGTATGAAATTGAATCGGCCTGCACTTGATGTTACACAAGCCACATCTGTACCTGACCGGTTGTCTTCGTCTTTGGAGAAAGCCAGTGAAAATGTGTCAGCAAACGGTGTCAAAGAGACTAAGCCATTTGGCTCTGCTGTTTGTGATGTTGACAGAAGTGCAGAACCAATTGACCATTCAAACAACAATGTGATGAGCAACACTATACAACATAGTGAGACTATTGTAGTGGATTCAGTGAACAATGTGGGGGATACGGCAAGCAACTCTTCGTTGGCTACTAAATCATCCAGTATACAATCCGATGCAGACACCCGGACATCTGAAGT GCATACATTCTCATCTTTGGCATTGAAAGAACTGAACCATAGAAAAATTAAGGACAGGAGCACTTCTCCAGATTCAATGCCAATGAAAGAACTTATAGCTGTTGCACAAGCTAGAAGGTTTTCTCGATCAACTTCCTTTCCAGATAACTTCCTAAATGCCAAGTATATTCCTGAGACATCAATAAATACACCTCCCAAGGAAGGATCACACAGGCAGTTGTCACCCTCAAATCGGATAATCAGGCCCACCTCTGGAAATGATAATGTTCATTCTAGGAGTCCTTTTGATAATATTCAACTGAAGAAATTAGCAGGGCATGATGAAGCCAATGCAGCACGAAGGTCTTTCAAAGATTTCCTCAGTACATTGACAAGAACCAAAGAAAGTATATCACGCGCGACACGTCTTGCTATTGAGTGTGCTAAATTTGGCATTGCTGGTGAG GCAATTGACATCATCGTTGAACACCTGGAAAAGGAATCAAATTTATATAAGAGGGTGGATCTCTTCTTTCTTGTAGATTCAATAACACAATGCTCCCGCAATCAGAAAG GTGGAGCTGGAGATGTATATCCCTCTCTCATTCAGGCAGTTCTACCTCGAATTCTCTATGCTGCTGCACCTCCTGGAAACTCAGCATGGGAGAATCGAAAGCAATGTCTCAAG GTTTTGAAACTTTGGCTTGAAAGGAAAACACTTTCAGAATATATCATCCGTCACCATATTAGAGAAATTGAGACTATCAACGAGGCATCATTTGGAAGTTCTCGCCGTCCTTCAAGAACAGAGAGAGCACTAAATGACCCTTTGCGTGACAATGAAGGAATGCTTGTTGATGAGTATGGGAG CAATGCTGGTTTTCAGCTACCCAACTTAATTTGTACAAAAGTacttgaagaagaggaagaaagctCTTCTGAAGATAGGAGCTTGAGCTTTGAAGCTGTTACACCTGAACAGGATGCCCCATATAATGATGACAATGAAGAATCTCAAATACCTGTTGAGAAGCATCACCACATTCTTGAAGAGGTTGATGGTGAGCTTGAGATGGAGGATGTAGCTCCACCATCTGATATTGAAGCAACCACCAAATGCCAACCAGAGCAAAGTGACACCAATTGTGCACCATCTGATCAACGGCCTTCAGATGTTGGCCCTCCACTTCCTGTGGACTGGCCTCCATCACCTCCGCCGTTGCCATCATCTCCTCCGCCTGTGCCACCTCCTCCACCTGCCCCCGTTCCTCAGAGTGCGCAGATGCAGCCTAAATTACAAATGGCATATGATTCCATTGGGCCGCATCCTCCAAGAACTACATAT AATGTTCAAAGTCAACAACCCCATTCAATTGCAGAGCACCCAGGTAACATGAATTCTTCTGCTGCTTCATTGCCACCCCCACCTTTTAATAATTCGGGATATGGAGGGCAACCAAATCAGATACCACCTCCCCCACCACCACCAATGGCACCACTCAATCCTCCTGGTCCCCATGGTAGTTTCCCTGCTCCCCCAGCACCATACCATGGGAATAACTATCATCGGCCTCCAGCCACAACAATGCCTAATGAGGGATATCATCTGCAACCACCACCCCCTCCACCCCCTCCAAATCAATTCCCTTCTGTGCCACCAGAACACCAACATAGGCCATATCACTGGGGTAATAACTGTCCACCTTATCCTGAGAGATATCAGTCCAATGGACATGATCGAGGTCATCACAGACATGATCGAAGGCATCATGGGCATGACAGACAACAACATTATGATGATAGAGGATACCACTATGATGATAGAGGATATCACTATGATGATAGAGGCCATTACTTCGATGATAGAAGACATCATTTTGATGACAGAGGACATCACTTCGATGAGAGAGCTATTAGGGGGCCAATGCACAATGAGGCTGCTGACAGGGGAAGATATCCTTTTCCTCCAG GACCTCCTCCGATTCCTGACCATTTTGAAGCTCCACCAGCCCCAATGCACTATGGGCGACTTTCAGATCCTCCACCAGGGCCTTGTGCAGGGTGGTCTAGGCCGCCTAGGATATCTAATAACTATTCTCCCTCAAGACATTCTGTGGAACCTCCAGTTTCACATGCAGCTGGAG GACATGGTGGATGGAGATCTAGATAA
- the LOC136530968 gene encoding protein HUA2-LIKE 2-like isoform X4, with the protein MGDERCVVNSAPEPAENVSVLDEMRDISLRTNSFSNKQRDAQPQNCYTRSRVPSLRKSRSSISVESRKAQGSGSGKFFDHTNLASIDLVPGEHKERSSRHRHEDDKANSGSVSTSDNVWLHSGGGTSNQPTLGASNSNRMFNPPAKVDSTCNSEASEDGTSETELKSNGTSSLPMNTAVIFTRKRKSDRKPVPHYKDCTTPNKDEQLRAEYSEILPDSPNSKNEVSKSDGDEHLPLVKRARVRMERSQLEDSPVDEIDASNKKPELATTLDQCEASPANDYSADQVSTVVSSTSNPSCKFDTTILSKEAHLPWKNKEYHPKILALDVEAALPPSKRLHRALEAMSANVAENINNIPEVTGPNEMALIGSLLTASSHSNKSADAVVTVSNNPVIVQSPEPSLDTQFVHNPSGKCTSESILQNNTIPDSASVPSRENDSCEETLMDTKTANGSCVFSELDNDSCGKTSALCMKLNRPALDVTQATSVPDRLSSSLEKASENVSANGVKETKPFGSAVCDVDRSAEPIDHSNNNVMSNTIQHSETIVVDSVNNVGDTASNSSLATKSSSIQSDADTRTSEVHTFSSLALKELNHRKIKDRSTSPDSMPMKELIAVAQARRFSRSTSFPDNFLNAKYIPETSINTPPKEGSHRQLSPSNRIIRPTSGNDNVHSRSPFDNIQLKKLAGHDEANAARRSFKDFLSTLTRTKESISRATRLAIECAKFGIAGEAIDIIVEHLEKESNLYKRVDLFFLVDSITQCSRNQKGGAGDVYPSLIQAVLPRILYAAAPPGNSAWENRKQCLKVLKLWLERKTLSEYIIRHHIREIETINEASFGSSRRPSRTERALNDPLRDNEGMLVDEYGSNAGFQLPNLICTKVLEEEEESSSEDRSLSFEAVTPEQDAPYNDDNEESQIPVEKHHHILEEVDGELEMEDVAPPSDIEATTKCQPEQSDTNCAPSDQRPSDVGPPLPVDWPPSPPPLPSSPPPVPPPPPAPVPQSAQMQPKLQMAYDSIGPHPPRTTYNVQSQQPHSIAEHPGNMNSSAASLPPPPFNNSGYGGQPNQIPPPPPPPMAPLNPPGPHGSFPAPPAPYHGNNYHRPPATTMPNEGYHLQPPPPPPPPNQFPSVPPEHQHRPYHWGNNCPPYPERYQSNGHDRGHHRHDRRHHGHDRQQHYDDRGYHYDDRGYHYDDRGHYFDDRRHHFDDRGHHFDERAIRGPMHNEAADRGRYPFPPGPPPIPDHFEAPPAPMHYGRLSDPPPGPCAGWSRPPRISNNYSPSRHSVEPPVSHAAGGHGGWRSR; encoded by the exons ATGGGTGACGAGCGCTGTGTTGTAAATTCTGCCCCTGAGCCTGCTGAAAATGTATCCGTCCTTGATGAAATGAGGGATATTTCTTTGCGTACTAATTCATTTTCAAATAAGCAAAGGGATGCACAGCCACAAAATTGCTACACACGTAGTAGGGTTCCATCTCTGCGGAAGTCAAGAAGTTCAATAAGTGTTGAATCGAGAAAGGCTCAAGGTTCTGGTTCTGGTAAATTTTTTGATCATACCAATTTGGCTTCTATTGATTTGGTTCCTGGTGAACATAAGGAACGTTCCAGTCGTCATAGGCATGAGGATGACAAAGCTAACTCAGGTTCTGTTTCTACATCAGATAATGTCTGGTTGCATTCTGGCGGAGGCACTTCCAACCAACCAACGTTGGGGGCTAGTAACAGCAACAGAATGTTTAATCCTCCTGCTAAGGTGGATAGTACTTGTAACAGTGAAGCATCTGAAGATGGAACTTCAGAGACAGAATTGAAATCAAATGGCACATCAAGTCTACCCATGAACACAGCAGTAATTTTCACGAGAAAAAGAAAATCAGATAGAAAACCTGTTCCTCATTATAAAGATTGTACAACACCAAATAAAGATGAGCAATTACGTGCTGAGTACAGTGAAATCCTACCAGATTCTCCAAATTCAAAGAATGAAGTAAGCAAGTCAGATGGAGATGAGCACTTGCCATTGGTCAAAAGGGCAAGGGTCCGAATGGAAAGGTCTCAGTTGGAGGATTCACCAGTTGATGAAATTGATGCTTCTAATAAGAAGCCAGAGCTTGCAACAACCTTGGACCAATGTGAAGCAAGTCCTGCCAATGATTACTCAGCTGATCAGGTGTCCACAGTTGTAAGTTCTACTTCTAATCCGTCCTGCAAATTTGACACAACTATCCTGTCAAAGGAAGCTCATCTTCCTTGGAAGAATAAAGAATACCATCCAAAAATTTTAGCATTAGATGTGGAAGCTGCTTTGCCTCCTTCAAAACGCCTTCATCGTGCCTTAGAAGCTATGTCTGCTAATGTTGCTGAGAATATCAACAATATACCTGAAGTGACAGGACCAAATGAAATGGCTCTAATTGGCTCTTTGTTGACAGCAAGCAGCCATTCTAATAAATCTGCAGATGCAGTAGTCACAGTATCCAATAATCCTGTAATAGTTCAAAGCCCTGAACCTTCTTTAGACACACAGTTCGTGCATAACCCATCGGGCAAATGTACCTCAGAATCAATTTTACAAAATAACACCATTCCTGATTCTGCTTCAGTTCCTTCAAGAGAAAATGATTCCTGTGAAGAAACCCTCATGGATACTAAAACGGCCAATGGTTCTTGTGTTTTTAGTGAACTAGATAATGATTCCTGTGGGAAAACTTCAGCCCTTTGTATGAAATTGAATCGGCCTGCACTTGATGTTACACAAGCCACATCTGTACCTGACCGGTTGTCTTCGTCTTTGGAGAAAGCCAGTGAAAATGTGTCAGCAAACGGTGTCAAAGAGACTAAGCCATTTGGCTCTGCTGTTTGTGATGTTGACAGAAGTGCAGAACCAATTGACCATTCAAACAACAATGTGATGAGCAACACTATACAACATAGTGAGACTATTGTAGTGGATTCAGTGAACAATGTGGGGGATACGGCAAGCAACTCTTCGTTGGCTACTAAATCATCCAGTATACAATCCGATGCAGACACCCGGACATCTGAAGT GCATACATTCTCATCTTTGGCATTGAAAGAACTGAACCATAGAAAAATTAAGGACAGGAGCACTTCTCCAGATTCAATGCCAATGAAAGAACTTATAGCTGTTGCACAAGCTAGAAGGTTTTCTCGATCAACTTCCTTTCCAGATAACTTCCTAAATGCCAAGTATATTCCTGAGACATCAATAAATACACCTCCCAAGGAAGGATCACACAGGCAGTTGTCACCCTCAAATCGGATAATCAGGCCCACCTCTGGAAATGATAATGTTCATTCTAGGAGTCCTTTTGATAATATTCAACTGAAGAAATTAGCAGGGCATGATGAAGCCAATGCAGCACGAAGGTCTTTCAAAGATTTCCTCAGTACATTGACAAGAACCAAAGAAAGTATATCACGCGCGACACGTCTTGCTATTGAGTGTGCTAAATTTGGCATTGCTGGTGAG GCAATTGACATCATCGTTGAACACCTGGAAAAGGAATCAAATTTATATAAGAGGGTGGATCTCTTCTTTCTTGTAGATTCAATAACACAATGCTCCCGCAATCAGAAAG GTGGAGCTGGAGATGTATATCCCTCTCTCATTCAGGCAGTTCTACCTCGAATTCTCTATGCTGCTGCACCTCCTGGAAACTCAGCATGGGAGAATCGAAAGCAATGTCTCAAG GTTTTGAAACTTTGGCTTGAAAGGAAAACACTTTCAGAATATATCATCCGTCACCATATTAGAGAAATTGAGACTATCAACGAGGCATCATTTGGAAGTTCTCGCCGTCCTTCAAGAACAGAGAGAGCACTAAATGACCCTTTGCGTGACAATGAAGGAATGCTTGTTGATGAGTATGGGAG CAATGCTGGTTTTCAGCTACCCAACTTAATTTGTACAAAAGTacttgaagaagaggaagaaagctCTTCTGAAGATAGGAGCTTGAGCTTTGAAGCTGTTACACCTGAACAGGATGCCCCATATAATGATGACAATGAAGAATCTCAAATACCTGTTGAGAAGCATCACCACATTCTTGAAGAGGTTGATGGTGAGCTTGAGATGGAGGATGTAGCTCCACCATCTGATATTGAAGCAACCACCAAATGCCAACCAGAGCAAAGTGACACCAATTGTGCACCATCTGATCAACGGCCTTCAGATGTTGGCCCTCCACTTCCTGTGGACTGGCCTCCATCACCTCCGCCGTTGCCATCATCTCCTCCGCCTGTGCCACCTCCTCCACCTGCCCCCGTTCCTCAGAGTGCGCAGATGCAGCCTAAATTACAAATGGCATATGATTCCATTGGGCCGCATCCTCCAAGAACTACATAT AATGTTCAAAGTCAACAACCCCATTCAATTGCAGAGCACCCAGGTAACATGAATTCTTCTGCTGCTTCATTGCCACCCCCACCTTTTAATAATTCGGGATATGGAGGGCAACCAAATCAGATACCACCTCCCCCACCACCACCAATGGCACCACTCAATCCTCCTGGTCCCCATGGTAGTTTCCCTGCTCCCCCAGCACCATACCATGGGAATAACTATCATCGGCCTCCAGCCACAACAATGCCTAATGAGGGATATCATCTGCAACCACCACCCCCTCCACCCCCTCCAAATCAATTCCCTTCTGTGCCACCAGAACACCAACATAGGCCATATCACTGGGGTAATAACTGTCCACCTTATCCTGAGAGATATCAGTCCAATGGACATGATCGAGGTCATCACAGACATGATCGAAGGCATCATGGGCATGACAGACAACAACATTATGATGATAGAGGATACCACTATGATGATAGAGGATATCACTATGATGATAGAGGCCATTACTTCGATGATAGAAGACATCATTTTGATGACAGAGGACATCACTTCGATGAGAGAGCTATTAGGGGGCCAATGCACAATGAGGCTGCTGACAGGGGAAGATATCCTTTTCCTCCAG GACCTCCTCCGATTCCTGACCATTTTGAAGCTCCACCAGCCCCAATGCACTATGGGCGACTTTCAGATCCTCCACCAGGGCCTTGTGCAGGGTGGTCTAGGCCGCCTAGGATATCTAATAACTATTCTCCCTCAAGACATTCTGTGGAACCTCCAGTTTCACATGCAGCTGGAG GACATGGTGGATGGAGATCTAGATAA